From a region of the Oryza sativa Japonica Group chromosome 6, ASM3414082v1 genome:
- the LOC4342097 gene encoding protein FREE1, with protein MHPSGEYSPYYQPYPSPTSAPLATYPSASAPPYTPYPATDYAAPAAYPTYPPPPADPPQYAPPPAAPQPQPYYPYEPPPHNPAPSPYPSLDRAGSYGYGSGSQELYPPKPAGGGWSDDGVYAYSGGGGDAPEPYGARGTAPRSNSPLFDDYGRSIGSTKERGGGGGGGGGSSASPKVVRAVPKVETSEDTSGGVQKFRVKLLPEGAGSPMDVLCQVGLDGIRMLDPNTSRTLRIYPLETVTRWDVLDSSIFAFWSKSSVDFEARRIRLKSNSYTTNTILDTVTAASVQFKEMGGSSISRSRAIADAAKPPEQQNDRRKNFLDWRNLMKPMNEEKDHWVPDEAVTKCTACTADFSAFNRRHHCRNCGDIFCDKCTQGRTPLTTDADAQPVRVCDRCMAEVSQRLNNAREAANRPIVHSHEDLAKKLKDAMDINKKSSSASSRSTDGSSRRMREVACPTCTVHLQVQVPTSGSETIECGVCQQPFLVSAR; from the exons ATGCATCCCTCCGGTGAGTACTCCCCTTACTACCAGCCCTACCCCTCGCCCACCtccgcgccgctcgccacctacccctccgcctccgcgccgccctaCACGCCGTACCCCGCCACCGACtacgccgcccccgccgcgtaCCCCAcctacccgccgccgcccgccgatcCCCCCCAGTACGCGCCTCCCCCGGccgcgccgcagccgcagccgtaCTACCCCTACGAGCCGCCCCCGCACAACCCGGCTCCCTCGCCTTACCCGTCGCTAGATCGGGCAGGAAGCTACGGCTACGGATCCGGATCCCAGGAGCTGTACCCGCCCAAGCCTGCCGGGGGCGGGTGGTCGGATGACGGGGTGTACGCgtacagcggcggcggcggcgacgcgccggaGCCGTACGGCGCGAGGGGCACCGCGCCGAGGTCGAATTCCCCGCTGTTTGATGACTACGGGAGGTCGATTGGTTCGACCAAGGAgagaggtggcggtggtggtggcggtggaggcagTTCGGCGAGCCCCAAGGTGGTGCGGGCAGTGCCCAAGGTGGAGACGTCGGAGGACACGAGTGGTGGTGTGCAGAAGTTCCGGGTGAAGCTGCTGCCGGAGGGCGCGGGCAGCCCCATGGATGTGCTCTGCCAG GTTGGTTTGGATGGGATTCGGATGCTTGATCCCAATACTAGTAGGACATTGAGAATATACCCCCTTGAAACTGTAACTAGATGGGAT GTATTAGATTCTTCTATCTTTGCCTTTTGGTCTAAGAGCTCAGTTGATTTTGAAGCAAGAAGAATAAGGCTGAAGTCAAACAGCTATACAACCAACACCATTCTTGACACTGTGACAGCCGCGAGTGTGCAG TTCAAGGAAATGGGCGGAAGTAGCATTTCGAGAAGTAGAGCAATTGCTGATGCTGCCAAACCTCCTGAACAACAAAATGATAGGAGGAAAAATTTCCTTGATTGGAGGAACTTAATGAAGCCCATGAACGAGGAGAAAGACCACTGG GTCCCAGATGAAGCCGTCACTAAATGCACAGCATGTACAGCAGATTTCAGTGCTTTCAATCGCAGG CATCACTGTCGAAATTGTGGTGATATTTTCTGCGACAAGTGCACCCAGGGAAGAACTCCTTTAACTACTGATGCTGATGCTCAACCAGTGCGAGTTTGTGACAGATGCATG GCTGAAGTTTCTCAAAGACTGAACAATGCAAGGGAAGCGGCAAATCGGCCTATTGTTCACAGCCATGAGGATCTTGCCAAAAAACTTAAG GATGCAATGGATATAAATAAGAAGTCATCTTCAG CCTCGTCAAGGTCTACGGATGGTTCTAGCAGGCGAATGAGGGAGGTTGCATGCCCCACCTGCACAGTCCACCTTCAG GTGCAAGTCCCAACATCTGGTTCAGAGACCATAGAATGTGGTGTCTGCCAGCAACCTTTCCTCGTCAGTGCTCGATGA